In one uncultured Methanoregula sp. genomic region, the following are encoded:
- a CDS encoding PAS domain S-box protein: protein MYHILCVDDERPLLDGSRIFLEKSGDFTVTTAISATEGLRLLEREKFDAIVSDYEMPVMNGIEFLVECRARFGSIPFILFTGKGREDVVIEALNSGADSYLQKEGKPKAMFAELAHRIRSAADRKRAEKALIISEEKYRNVFSAENDAVFLVDIATGSILETNNAASRMFGYSSEEFTQLKNIELSVEPEKTRQAMNEPGNWIPLRYQRKKNGTIFPVDISISRFILNDRAVLIAVYRDITERMHAEEALRESEARYKMISETTTDFVFSCTRHDGGAYSIDWMAGAVKGITGYSLTELRRKGCWGFLVYPDDTSVFDENVINVPDGATRTCKLRIRTKIGTIRWLEVHAANIPSRDSLRGSEIFGGCRDITVNKLAEDALVQSEKKFRLITETIDETFWMADADFGKIFYASPSFERMWGRSRESLYKNPRLLFEAVHPDDRERVIADLEIRKSGKPFDHEYRIILPDGNIRYIWDRGFPIQSKTGRISRYAGVAMDITERKAATETIRKYSENLERDVAERTASLSEVNQQLLNEISIRVDTEKQLNKSVGEKEVLLREVHHRVKNNLQIIISLLNLQSRYITDKTTLAAFRESQNRIRAMSLVHEKLYRSTDLVTLDLDNYIQFLGDNLFHFFGINNNDVLFTLDIRDISLNVDTAIPLGLIINELISNSLKHAFPDGKTGELSIVIRRQDHFLTILFKDTGVGIPDDFDWRETESLGLRLIISLVEQLNGTIELDRSSGTAFTIIVHEKE from the coding sequence TCGATGCCATAGTCTCTGATTATGAGATGCCGGTAATGAATGGCATAGAGTTCCTTGTTGAGTGCCGGGCACGTTTTGGATCGATACCGTTCATCCTTTTCACCGGTAAAGGCCGGGAAGATGTTGTCATCGAGGCGCTCAACAGCGGAGCAGACTCCTACCTTCAGAAAGAAGGAAAACCGAAAGCGATGTTTGCCGAGCTCGCGCACAGGATTCGATCGGCTGCTGACCGGAAACGGGCAGAAAAAGCACTGATCATAAGCGAGGAGAAGTATCGGAATGTCTTCTCTGCAGAAAATGATGCAGTTTTCCTTGTCGATATAGCAACCGGATCTATTCTTGAGACCAATAATGCGGCATCCCGGATGTTCGGCTATTCATCTGAAGAGTTTACCCAGTTAAAAAATATCGAACTCTCTGTTGAGCCGGAAAAAACCCGGCAGGCCATGAATGAGCCCGGGAACTGGATTCCTCTCAGGTATCAACGGAAGAAAAACGGGACAATTTTTCCCGTTGACATATCAATAAGCCGTTTTATCCTGAATGATCGTGCTGTTCTCATTGCAGTTTACCGGGATATCACCGAGCGTATGCATGCGGAAGAAGCCCTGCGGGAGAGTGAAGCGCGGTATAAAATGATCTCCGAAACCACAACGGATTTCGTATTCTCCTGTACCCGGCATGATGGTGGTGCTTATTCAATCGACTGGATGGCCGGTGCTGTTAAAGGAATTACCGGATATTCCCTCACTGAACTGCGCAGAAAGGGGTGCTGGGGGTTTCTGGTGTATCCCGATGACACGTCAGTTTTTGATGAAAATGTAATTAATGTTCCTGACGGAGCTACCCGAACGTGCAAACTACGCATCAGGACAAAAATCGGTACGATCCGATGGCTTGAGGTACACGCGGCAAATATACCCTCCAGGGACTCATTACGGGGGAGTGAAATTTTTGGAGGCTGTCGTGACATAACGGTGAATAAACTTGCAGAAGACGCACTCGTACAAAGTGAAAAAAAGTTCAGGCTGATTACGGAAACAATCGATGAAACTTTCTGGATGGCGGATGCAGACTTCGGCAAGATCTTCTATGCGAGTCCGAGTTTCGAACGAATGTGGGGACGATCCCGGGAAAGCCTCTATAAAAATCCGCGGTTACTCTTCGAAGCCGTTCATCCGGATGATCGGGAACGGGTAATTGCTGACCTTGAAATCCGGAAGAGCGGAAAACCGTTCGATCATGAGTACCGTATTATCCTGCCTGACGGGAATATCCGGTATATCTGGGATCGCGGATTTCCCATACAGAGCAAAACGGGGCGGATCTCCCGATACGCCGGGGTGGCGATGGATATCACCGAACGGAAAGCCGCAACCGAAACGATAAGAAAATATAGTGAAAACCTTGAACGGGATGTTGCTGAACGGACAGCAAGCCTGTCCGAGGTTAACCAGCAACTATTGAATGAGATTTCAATCCGTGTCGACACTGAAAAGCAACTCAATAAATCCGTGGGTGAGAAAGAAGTCCTGCTCCGGGAAGTTCATCACAGGGTAAAGAACAACCTCCAGATCATCATCTCTCTCTTAAACCTCCAGTCACGGTATATAACAGATAAGACGACCCTGGCTGCATTCAGGGAAAGCCAGAACCGGATCCGGGCGATGTCGCTGGTTCATGAAAAACTGTACCGGTCAACCGACCTCGTAACCTTGGATCTTGACAATTATATCCAGTTCCTCGGAGACAATCTGTTCCATTTTTTCGGTATAAACAACAACGATGTCCTGTTCACTCTTGATATCCGGGATATTTCCCTCAATGTTGATACTGCCATCCCGCTCGGGTTAATAATCAATGAACTCATTTCAAACTCGCTGAAACATGCATTCCCGGATGGAAAGACCGGTGAGCTTTCCATCGTGATTCGTCGGCAGGATCACTTCCTGACTATCCTGTTTAAGGACACCGGGGTCGGTATACCGGATGATTTTGACTGGCGCGAGACCGAGTCGCTGGGACTCCGGCTCATAATCTCGCTCGTTGAACAACTGAACGGCACCATTGAACTGGACAGGTCTTCAGGCACAGCGTTTACTATTATCGTGCACGAGAAGGAATAG
- a CDS encoding threonine/serine exporter family protein: MPDIDADEEQKFESACRFIIRLGTLAHGYGPHARRLESYLSRVTTALGYRGIFSSTPTSLSFTFMKKDDELWQKQHLVPLPGTGFDLAKLAKVGDLVNDVEEGLVSIDRATEILDEISAMPPPYRNWMVAVAYAMCGAGFAGFLQGSWWDILLATVFSLVTFFMVTYAGQFTGRFADWTPFLCALIAGILSAVAGFFLPGINIYLVTLSAIIYLIPGFSISVGVIELTTKHYISGIANLINGLICLALLFAGSWLGVTMAGVLLPAHAAAAVTISPVWVWPFAMLLAAGLIIAFQTPIRDLFWALACCAIACAGLVLGIHIQGADLGNFLGTALAMIFANVWSDRTNRPTSIVILPAFVFMVSGSIGFRGLVAISAGSTALGFSEFTHMFVVAITLAVGLVVGNLVYKPRVLL; encoded by the coding sequence ATGCCGGATATTGACGCCGATGAAGAACAAAAGTTTGAATCTGCCTGCAGGTTCATAATCCGCCTCGGGACGCTGGCTCACGGCTACGGCCCCCATGCCCGACGGCTTGAGTCCTACCTCTCCCGGGTTACAACTGCCCTGGGATACCGGGGAATATTCTCATCCACGCCAACCAGCCTCTCGTTCACCTTCATGAAGAAGGATGACGAGCTCTGGCAGAAACAACACCTGGTCCCGCTGCCGGGCACCGGGTTTGACCTTGCGAAACTCGCAAAAGTCGGGGACCTGGTCAATGACGTGGAAGAGGGCCTGGTCAGTATTGACCGTGCAACTGAAATCCTCGACGAGATCAGCGCAATGCCACCCCCCTACCGGAACTGGATGGTTGCAGTTGCCTATGCCATGTGCGGCGCGGGATTTGCAGGTTTCCTCCAGGGGAGCTGGTGGGATATCCTGCTTGCAACCGTATTCAGCCTGGTCACTTTTTTCATGGTAACGTACGCAGGACAATTTACCGGGCGGTTTGCAGACTGGACGCCATTTCTGTGCGCATTGATCGCGGGGATACTCTCGGCCGTTGCGGGCTTTTTCCTGCCGGGGATTAATATTTACCTTGTAACCCTCTCCGCCATCATTTACCTCATCCCGGGTTTCTCCATCAGCGTTGGGGTCATCGAACTGACCACGAAACATTACATTTCCGGGATTGCCAACCTGATCAATGGACTCATCTGCCTGGCCCTCCTCTTTGCCGGGTCCTGGCTCGGCGTCACCATGGCCGGGGTCCTCCTGCCAGCCCACGCTGCCGCGGCCGTAACTATCAGCCCCGTCTGGGTCTGGCCATTTGCCATGCTGCTGGCAGCTGGCCTCATCATTGCCTTCCAGACCCCGATAAGGGATCTCTTCTGGGCACTGGCATGCTGCGCAATTGCCTGTGCCGGACTCGTGCTCGGCATCCATATCCAGGGTGCCGACCTGGGGAACTTCCTTGGGACTGCTCTTGCAATGATTTTTGCCAATGTCTGGTCTGACAGGACCAACCGCCCCACGTCCATTGTCATCCTTCCCGCGTTCGTCTTCATGGTCAGCGGGAGTATCGGCTTCCGCGGACTCGTGGCCATATCGGCCGGCAGCACGGCGCTCGGATTCTCTGAATTCACCCACATGTTCGTCGTTGCAATAACCCTTGCAGTAGGACTCGTTGTCGGGAACCTGGTTTACAAGCCCAGGGTTCTGCTCTGA
- a CDS encoding glycosyltransferase family 87 protein, whose protein sequence is MTIKAGTDNLPRPAGRSWKIVYLLLCLVLLALAIYQFYNLFIRFSPWAPDWVGYVGAVQALNHLENPYILENINQYNGVVLPFVYPPHTLYLFWFLQFLFIFQNVWVFYAFLALLVVVSCWLILALDRKPDYLFLAVLVLTGFISLWWNFTRGNKDIFLLFFFAVAFTLLVKEKYWQSSMMMGLTAGFTLFATPFVALYLLIRRPVRERLLWIILSMGVVAALFLIGYCINPAFFLTYMDSLLSSDSMLIQVGGWNAPTPYWLFNDLFKSVTTETILPMLLVSCVYIGLILYATWHYYRNHTTDTLKLYSLGMLSVFMLLPRMMPYNFIILVLPLYFLFRNGSYRMKSLVLAVVSILPLVVWSLPLFSINKDKLPFLLGPYVQAYSLFLIFIIVILQDHLRSCSRDGEPAPAE, encoded by the coding sequence TTGACGATAAAAGCGGGAACGGACAACCTGCCCCGTCCCGCCGGGAGATCCTGGAAGATCGTGTATCTTCTCCTCTGTCTGGTACTGCTCGCACTTGCAATATACCAGTTTTATAATCTTTTTATCCGGTTCTCGCCATGGGCACCGGACTGGGTCGGGTACGTTGGTGCGGTCCAGGCGCTAAACCATTTAGAGAACCCCTACATCCTTGAGAACATCAACCAGTACAACGGGGTAGTCCTGCCGTTCGTGTACCCGCCCCATACCTTGTATCTCTTCTGGTTTTTGCAGTTCCTCTTCATTTTCCAGAATGTCTGGGTCTTTTATGCATTCCTTGCCCTCCTCGTTGTTGTCAGCTGCTGGCTCATCCTTGCACTGGACCGGAAACCCGATTACCTGTTCCTCGCAGTCCTGGTGCTGACCGGCTTTATCAGCCTCTGGTGGAATTTCACCCGCGGAAACAAGGACATCTTTCTCCTGTTCTTCTTTGCGGTTGCCTTCACCCTGCTTGTAAAGGAAAAATACTGGCAGTCCTCGATGATGATGGGCCTCACGGCCGGTTTCACCCTGTTTGCAACCCCGTTTGTGGCGCTGTACCTGCTTATCCGTCGCCCGGTCCGGGAACGCCTCTTATGGATTATCCTCTCCATGGGTGTCGTTGCGGCATTGTTCCTCATTGGTTATTGCATAAACCCGGCATTCTTCCTCACCTACATGGACTCGCTGCTCTCGAGCGACAGCATGCTCATCCAGGTAGGCGGGTGGAATGCCCCGACGCCGTACTGGCTCTTTAACGATCTCTTCAAAAGTGTGACAACCGAGACAATCCTCCCGATGCTCCTTGTCTCATGCGTGTATATCGGTCTCATCCTGTACGCTACCTGGCATTATTACCGGAACCACACAACGGACACCCTGAAGCTGTACTCGCTCGGGATGCTCTCGGTCTTCATGCTGCTGCCGCGGATGATGCCTTACAATTTTATCATCCTTGTCCTGCCCCTGTACTTCCTCTTCCGGAACGGCAGTTACCGGATGAAATCGCTGGTGCTCGCGGTTGTCTCCATCCTGCCGCTGGTTGTCTGGTCTCTCCCGCTTTTTTCCATCAACAAGGATAAACTGCCGTTCCTCCTCGGGCCCTATGTCCAGGCTTACAGCCTCTTCCTCATCTTCATCATCGTGATCCTGCAGGATCACCTGCGCTCCTGTTCCCGTGACGGCGAACCGGCCCCGGCAGAGTGA
- a CDS encoding DUF4440 domain-containing protein produces MDEIISAAENTDPEKTFSYLTRDKEAVFFQDKQHYTRDALISHFREKYESLDSQEFHVTHSAMIGLGPKSVAWTGYGKGTTRTKAGELLATSFTETWIWQKIEGLWVATHYHG; encoded by the coding sequence ATGGATGAGATCATATCAGCAGCCGAAAATACCGATCCCGAAAAGACGTTTTCGTACCTGACACGCGACAAAGAAGCGGTATTCTTCCAGGACAAACAACATTACACCCGTGACGCCCTCATCTCGCACTTTCGCGAAAAATACGAGAGCCTGGATTCGCAGGAGTTCCATGTCACGCATTCGGCGATGATAGGACTTGGCCCTAAATCCGTTGCATGGACGGGTTATGGTAAAGGAACGACCAGAACGAAAGCCGGGGAATTGCTGGCCACATCGTTCACCGAGACCTGGATCTGGCAGAAGATTGAGGGCCTGTGGGTAGCAACGCACTACCATGGATAG
- a CDS encoding amidohydrolase family protein, with the protein MRTIINNGQVLNVHTSRYEKKNIVIESDKITGLTDSPVTGKKGDIVIDAAGKYIIPGLIDAHVHVTSATVDLATPQLPITYITCCAAKNLSEALQRGFTTMRDVGGADFGLAMAVNNGIIRGSRLFYCGRALSQTGGHGDFRAMTYDGEYGAPMQSSATSIGQIADGITEVRRACRSELRKNASFIKIMAAGGVASPDDRLTDTQYSGEELAAIYEEAQAKSTYIAAHVLSSKAIRICLKYGVRSIEHGNLLDEETAALMKEKGAYLIPTIITYDALARRGADYQFPEESIKKLGSVRVQALEAVKIARRHGVKIGFGTDLLGPLWEEQINEFKLRSGIEKPIDTIISATKINAEVLNQSGSLGEISVQAFADILILGKDPLSDISAITDSRNIQVIMKAGTIYKNTL; encoded by the coding sequence ATGAGAACTATCATCAATAACGGCCAGGTCCTGAATGTCCACACGTCACGGTATGAGAAGAAGAACATCGTTATCGAATCCGATAAAATCACCGGCCTTACGGACTCCCCGGTTACAGGCAAAAAAGGTGATATTGTCATCGATGCCGCGGGAAAATATATTATACCCGGCCTGATCGATGCACACGTGCATGTCACCTCTGCGACCGTGGACCTTGCAACACCCCAGCTGCCCATCACGTACATAACCTGCTGCGCAGCGAAGAACCTCTCTGAAGCATTGCAGCGGGGGTTCACCACCATGCGGGACGTGGGCGGTGCCGACTTTGGCCTGGCAATGGCCGTGAACAACGGGATCATCAGGGGATCGAGACTGTTCTATTGCGGCAGGGCCTTAAGCCAGACCGGCGGGCACGGGGATTTCCGGGCAATGACCTATGATGGGGAGTACGGGGCGCCCATGCAGTCATCGGCAACCAGCATCGGCCAGATCGCTGACGGTATTACCGAGGTGCGGCGGGCCTGCCGGTCGGAGCTGAGGAAAAACGCATCATTCATCAAGATCATGGCGGCCGGAGGGGTCGCATCGCCGGATGATCGCCTCACCGACACACAATACAGCGGCGAGGAACTGGCAGCCATTTATGAGGAAGCGCAGGCCAAGAGCACCTACATTGCCGCCCACGTGCTCTCCTCGAAAGCCATCCGGATTTGCCTGAAGTATGGTGTCCGGAGCATTGAACATGGAAACCTGCTCGACGAAGAGACTGCGGCCCTGATGAAAGAGAAAGGAGCCTACCTGATCCCGACCATCATCACGTATGACGCGCTGGCAAGGAGAGGCGCCGATTACCAGTTCCCCGAAGAGAGCATCAAAAAACTGGGTTCCGTGCGGGTCCAGGCGCTTGAGGCCGTTAAGATCGCCCGCAGACACGGGGTGAAGATCGGGTTTGGCACCGACCTTCTGGGCCCGCTCTGGGAGGAGCAGATCAACGAGTTCAAGCTCCGTTCCGGTATCGAGAAACCTATCGATACGATCATCTCGGCAACGAAGATCAATGCCGAGGTGCTCAACCAGTCAGGCAGCCTGGGCGAGATATCCGTGCAGGCCTTTGCTGACATCCTCATCCTGGGAAAAGATCCACTCTCGGATATCTCCGCGATCACGGACAGCAGGAATATCCAGGTGATCATGAAAGCCGGAACAATCTACAAGAACACCCTGTAA
- a CDS encoding PAS domain S-box protein — MDFVFFDEVRKKPYLIPALIGVISVAVILLNAYGIELGITYVLPHLFYIPIILAAYYYPRRGVLFAICLSACYGAVAFMVITPTTAETLSAIARCGVFVLIAVVVSYLSGRMHHDTQMCRRLVSVVRSSGDAIIGETPEGIVTDWNFGAEQLYGYTSEEMMGTSVFRFIPPERQEEKRRLLEKIRHGETIERVETERITKDNRRIQIFLSSSPIINSFGEIIGISEIAHDITEQKRAGVALRESEQKYRTLFENMLEGFAYCRMIYDNDDKPADWEYLDVNTTFAQLTGLHDIKGRRVLEAIPGIRDLTPELFDTYSRVASTGISETFEINFKPLKKWLNVSAFSPQKGYFVAVFDDITERKQAEGALRESEEKYRVLVENAQEGIAVVQDHFFVFFNDWLPTVSGYSPEELSGRPVAEFAVEEEREKVRTNHLLQIRGTKLNEPYIVRIRIKSGEIRWIDIKSTPIAWRGSPATLNFYTDITERRKILENLRKAEENYRNLVENSHEIIYRIQPDGILTFISPSWTRLLGHDASEVIGHDFRQFIHHEDIPACEEFLKKTVGTRKKQPAVEYRVFHKDGSVHWHRSNIIPVFDEPGTGVSFVGNAVDFTGKKQANDALALANRKLSLLSSITRHDIRNQLMALGAYIELSRDAADNPSELKDYIEKELRIADAIARQISFTKDYEDLGVKSAVWQDVDSLVRNAAKVLPVRDIRLESGCNSLEVFADPLLEKVFYNLIDNSLKYGGEKMTTIRVISGEPGTGLRIVYSDDGNGISADDKTQLFSRGFGKHTGLGLFLSREILSITGITITENGEPGTGARFVITVPDGAWRFTGATQSA; from the coding sequence ATGGATTTTGTATTCTTCGATGAGGTCCGGAAAAAACCATACCTGATTCCCGCTCTTATTGGAGTGATCTCTGTTGCAGTCATTCTCCTGAACGCATACGGGATCGAACTTGGTATCACGTATGTGCTCCCGCACCTGTTCTACATCCCGATCATCCTTGCTGCTTACTATTATCCGCGACGGGGCGTTCTTTTTGCCATCTGTCTCTCGGCCTGCTATGGCGCCGTGGCATTTATGGTCATTACACCAACAACCGCAGAAACGCTCTCGGCGATTGCACGCTGCGGCGTTTTTGTTCTGATCGCCGTGGTGGTATCCTACCTGAGCGGGCGGATGCATCACGATACCCAGATGTGCCGCCGGCTGGTATCCGTGGTCAGGTCTTCCGGTGATGCAATAATCGGTGAAACCCCTGAGGGTATTGTCACAGACTGGAACTTTGGCGCTGAACAGTTGTACGGGTATACCTCAGAAGAGATGATGGGAACCTCAGTCTTCCGGTTTATCCCCCCGGAACGGCAGGAAGAGAAACGCCGGCTGCTCGAAAAAATACGCCACGGTGAAACTATTGAACGGGTTGAAACCGAACGGATAACCAAAGACAACCGGCGCATCCAGATCTTTCTTTCATCATCTCCCATTATCAACAGTTTCGGGGAGATTATAGGAATATCAGAAATTGCCCATGATATCACCGAACAGAAGCGGGCAGGGGTTGCACTCCGTGAGAGTGAACAGAAGTACCGGACGCTCTTTGAAAACATGCTCGAAGGGTTCGCGTACTGCCGGATGATCTATGACAATGACGACAAGCCCGCGGACTGGGAGTATCTTGATGTCAATACAACGTTCGCGCAGCTGACCGGGCTTCATGATATCAAAGGCCGACGTGTTCTTGAGGCGATCCCTGGTATTCGTGATCTGACGCCGGAACTTTTTGATACGTACAGCCGCGTTGCCTCAACAGGTATTTCCGAGACTTTCGAAATCAATTTCAAACCGCTGAAAAAGTGGCTGAATGTATCGGCCTTCAGCCCGCAGAAAGGCTATTTCGTTGCAGTATTCGATGATATCACCGAGCGGAAGCAGGCCGAGGGTGCACTCCGGGAGAGCGAGGAGAAATACCGTGTTCTCGTAGAAAATGCCCAGGAAGGGATCGCGGTTGTGCAGGACCATTTCTTTGTCTTCTTCAATGACTGGCTCCCGACCGTCAGCGGGTATTCACCGGAGGAGCTGTCCGGCCGCCCGGTTGCGGAATTTGCTGTTGAGGAGGAGCGGGAGAAAGTCCGGACCAACCACCTGCTCCAGATACGGGGAACGAAACTGAACGAACCGTACATTGTCCGGATCAGGATAAAATCCGGCGAGATACGGTGGATCGATATAAAATCAACTCCGATTGCATGGAGGGGATCCCCGGCAACCCTCAATTTTTATACGGATATCACCGAGCGGAGAAAGATTCTTGAGAACCTGCGGAAGGCAGAAGAGAACTACCGTAACCTCGTGGAGAACAGCCATGAGATAATCTACCGGATACAGCCGGATGGGATCCTGACCTTCATCTCCCCCAGCTGGACCCGTCTGCTGGGACATGACGCTTCCGAAGTGATTGGCCATGATTTCCGGCAGTTTATCCATCACGAAGATATCCCTGCATGCGAGGAATTTTTGAAAAAGACGGTCGGGACCCGGAAAAAACAGCCGGCCGTGGAGTACCGGGTCTTCCATAAAGACGGGTCTGTCCACTGGCACCGTTCCAATATCATCCCGGTTTTCGATGAGCCCGGTACCGGGGTCTCCTTTGTCGGGAATGCCGTTGATTTTACCGGGAAAAAACAGGCAAACGATGCCCTTGCACTTGCCAACCGGAAACTCAGCCTTCTTTCCAGTATCACCCGGCATGATATCAGGAACCAGCTGATGGCACTGGGTGCGTATATCGAGCTCAGCAGGGATGCTGCCGATAACCCCTCCGAGCTGAAGGATTACATTGAAAAGGAACTGAGAATTGCCGATGCCATCGCCCGCCAGATCAGTTTCACCAAGGATTATGAGGACCTGGGAGTGAAATCCGCAGTCTGGCAGGATGTGGATTCTCTCGTCCGGAACGCCGCAAAAGTACTCCCGGTAAGGGACATCCGGCTTGAGAGCGGGTGCAACAGCCTTGAGGTATTTGCCGATCCCCTTCTCGAAAAAGTGTTTTATAACCTCATCGACAATTCCCTGAAATACGGGGGAGAAAAGATGACGACTATCCGCGTCATTTCCGGCGAACCGGGTACGGGTCTCCGGATCGTTTATTCAGATGACGGGAATGGCATCAGTGCTGATGATAAAACCCAGTTATTCAGCAGGGGTTTTGGCAAACATACCGGTCTTGGTCTTTTCCTCTCCCGCGAGATCCTTTCGATAACCGGAATCACCATCACGGAGAACGGCGAACCTGGCACGGGAGCACGGTTCGTGATTACCGTGCCGGACGGGGCATGGCGGTTTACGGGTGCAACGCAGTCAGCATAA